Proteins from a genomic interval of Brucella intermedia LMG 3301:
- a CDS encoding UxaA family hydrolase: protein MEDATGSAISPVIKVCANPETCRKLAGDMDVDAGRLPAYDRGKDVRVTAEPLTTRLIVD, encoded by the coding sequence ATTGAAGATGCAACGGGCTCTGCCATCTCGCCAGTCATCAAGGTCTGCGCCAATCCGGAAACCTGTCGCAAGCTTGCGGGAGACATGGATGTCGACGCTGGCAGATTGCCTGCCTACGATCGCGGCAAGGATGTAAGAGTGACGGCTGAACCTCTCACAACGCGCCTAATTGTGGATTGA
- the fabG gene encoding 3-oxoacyl-ACP reductase FabG yields the protein MTAGARERIAVVTGGSSGIGLSTVRRLASEGYKVAFFGQTPQRVSAAGEMLISQFGEDAIFYRSVDINEATAIVGFFDEVRSYWGPPDTLICNAGVSPKAKDGKAAAFVETSIEEWNAVLSTNLIGAVLCCQRVLPDLIKRRFGRIVLVGSIAGRTLPRLAGSAYTASKTALSGCLRSLVSTLGGTGVTANIVAPGHIVTEMTGPIDSDSNRDALSRIPVGRLGNPDDVATVIAFLASENAGFINGATIDVNGGEYVSP from the coding sequence ATGACGGCTGGAGCGCGGGAGCGTATAGCAGTCGTAACCGGGGGCAGCTCAGGCATTGGGCTGTCAACGGTTAGACGATTGGCTAGCGAAGGCTACAAAGTAGCGTTTTTCGGGCAGACACCTCAGCGAGTCTCTGCGGCTGGCGAAATGCTCATTTCGCAGTTCGGGGAAGATGCCATCTTTTATCGAAGTGTAGACATAAATGAGGCGACAGCAATTGTCGGCTTTTTCGATGAGGTGCGAAGCTATTGGGGTCCGCCAGATACGCTGATCTGTAATGCGGGCGTATCGCCCAAAGCCAAGGACGGCAAAGCTGCAGCGTTTGTCGAAACGTCGATCGAGGAATGGAACGCAGTCCTTTCAACCAATTTGATCGGAGCTGTCCTTTGTTGCCAACGCGTTTTACCGGATTTGATCAAACGGCGTTTCGGGAGAATTGTTTTAGTTGGCTCTATTGCTGGCAGGACGTTACCCAGGCTCGCTGGCAGCGCTTATACCGCATCAAAAACTGCGCTATCGGGTTGTCTTCGTTCTCTCGTGTCTACGCTTGGCGGGACCGGAGTTACAGCCAATATTGTTGCGCCGGGACATATCGTGACCGAAATGACTGGCCCGATTGATTCCGATTCAAATCGTGATGCCCTTTCGCGTATTCCGGTCGGTCGGTTGGGAAACCCTGACGACGTAGCAACAGTGATCGCATTCCTGGCGTCGGAAAACGCCGGCTTCATCAATGGCGCAACGATCGATGTAAACGGGGGAGAATACGTTTCACCCTAA
- a CDS encoding DUF2269 family protein, whose translation MNYDILRFLHVIGATVLLGTGAGIAFFMVISNRSGDPRLIAHVGGIVVLADTVFTATAAIFQPVTGYLLAREAGWPVLSGWVGLSLALYIIVGAFWLPVVWMQIRLRNMARLAAREGKALPAAYHRLYRWWFAFGFPAFAAVLAIIWLMLTKPSI comes from the coding sequence ATGAACTATGATATTTTGCGCTTTCTGCATGTGATCGGTGCAACGGTCCTGCTTGGCACCGGCGCCGGTATCGCGTTTTTCATGGTCATCTCCAATCGCTCAGGAGATCCGCGGTTGATTGCCCATGTCGGTGGCATCGTCGTGTTGGCTGATACGGTTTTCACTGCAACTGCTGCCATTTTCCAGCCAGTCACCGGCTATTTGCTTGCACGTGAAGCAGGATGGCCTGTCCTGTCCGGTTGGGTCGGGCTTTCGTTGGCGCTCTACATCATTGTTGGTGCATTCTGGCTGCCGGTTGTCTGGATGCAGATCCGGTTGCGGAATATGGCGCGTTTGGCTGCCCGCGAGGGAAAAGCACTGCCGGCGGCCTATCATCGTCTCTATCGCTGGTGGTTTGCTTTTGGTTTTCCGGCATTTGCGGCAGTATTGGCCATCATATGGCTGATGTTGACTAAGCCTTCAATTTAA
- a CDS encoding nucleotidyltransferase and HEPN domain-containing protein yields the protein MKDRIDHLPHVKQRELQRVLEVIFEEFEDALKEGSAEFKKRGRIVKAILFGSYARGTQVDEPHTGKGYRSDFDLLIIVNNRKLADFEFWRKTEDRLMRLRDVQTPVNFIVHSLREVNTRIKEGRYFFTDIRKEGIVLYELDPEPLAQPGILNPEDAHRIAREYFDDRLPHARVFAKTAGYLLEEGDIKEATFILHQAIEQAYSTFLLVTTNYSPSSHNLKFLRRLSEGQRSELAKAWPQDQQRYKAWFNIVNEAYVKARYSPHFDITEEALRWLLKQANALIDEIEKICAVQLKKMSEAR from the coding sequence ATGAAAGACCGTATTGATCACTTGCCTCACGTAAAGCAGCGTGAGTTGCAGCGCGTGCTGGAAGTTATCTTCGAGGAATTCGAGGATGCGCTCAAGGAAGGCTCGGCTGAGTTCAAGAAGCGCGGTCGTATCGTCAAGGCCATTTTGTTCGGATCGTATGCGCGCGGCACACAGGTGGATGAACCGCATACCGGCAAAGGCTATCGTTCTGATTTTGACCTGCTGATTATCGTCAACAATCGTAAGCTGGCGGACTTTGAGTTCTGGCGAAAAACCGAAGACCGGCTTATGCGCCTGCGTGATGTGCAGACTCCGGTAAACTTCATTGTCCATTCTTTGCGTGAGGTGAACACGCGGATCAAGGAAGGGCGATATTTCTTCACTGACATCCGCAAAGAAGGTATTGTACTTTACGAACTTGATCCTGAGCCGCTCGCCCAACCCGGTATTCTCAATCCGGAAGACGCCCATCGTATTGCAAGAGAATATTTTGATGATCGGCTACCGCATGCAAGAGTTTTTGCAAAAACTGCGGGGTACCTTCTGGAGGAAGGCGACATTAAAGAAGCAACATTCATCCTTCATCAGGCGATAGAACAGGCTTATTCCACCTTTCTATTGGTAACAACAAATTACTCGCCGTCTTCGCACAACCTGAAATTCCTGCGTCGGCTCTCTGAAGGGCAACGCAGTGAACTGGCCAAGGCATGGCCGCAAGATCAACAGCGTTACAAAGCGTGGTTCAATATCGTCAATGAAGCTTACGTGAAGGCGCGGTATTCTCCGCATTTTGATATCACCGAGGAAGCACTGCGATGGCTTCTGAAGCAAGCGAACGCGCTCATCGACGAAATCGAGAAGATATGTGCCGTTCAATTGAAGAAAATGAGCGAAGCGCGATAA
- a CDS encoding winged-helix domain-containing protein: MSKVLIKTSDAQLFLMLRHLLSVEGFDADLLSELKALTTSEIGAEQSPSALILDSGDAGLCEFAHLRRKLPGLALVLLAKDDIDTGLQINEQLDLVMKPPFDPLVLLGFLQRYRGNFATTDATKVVLTYSDLLLNPMQFRVFRSGLRVDLTPLQFRLLEALMQKPEIVWSRQELIDAVWGQGAIVEPRTVDIHIGHIRRALARYGPNLVRTVQGRGYALDRSADPLQ, from the coding sequence ATGTCGAAGGTTCTTATAAAGACATCTGACGCGCAATTGTTTTTGATGCTTCGTCATCTGCTCTCAGTTGAAGGGTTTGATGCTGATCTCTTATCAGAGCTAAAAGCATTGACGACTTCCGAGATAGGTGCCGAACAGAGCCCAAGCGCGTTGATATTGGATAGTGGCGATGCTGGCCTTTGCGAGTTCGCTCACCTCAGGAGGAAGCTTCCAGGTCTCGCGTTGGTTCTGCTGGCAAAGGATGATATCGATACTGGACTACAGATCAATGAACAATTGGATCTGGTCATGAAACCTCCGTTCGATCCACTTGTTTTGCTGGGATTTCTCCAAAGGTACCGAGGCAATTTCGCTACTACGGATGCCACGAAGGTTGTTTTGACCTATAGCGATCTATTGCTGAACCCTATGCAGTTCAGGGTGTTTCGCAGCGGCCTTCGCGTCGATCTCACACCGTTGCAGTTCCGTTTACTTGAAGCACTCATGCAAAAGCCTGAAATTGTATGGAGCAGGCAAGAGCTTATCGACGCTGTATGGGGTCAAGGAGCTATCGTCGAGCCCCGTACGGTCGACATTCATATCGGACATATCCGCCGCGCATTGGCGCGGTATGGTCCAAACCTGGTCAGAACTGTGCAGGGTCGGGGCTACGCCCTCGATCGGTCGGCAGACCCGTTACAGTGA
- a CDS encoding FAD-containing oxidoreductase produces the protein MKTFDAIFIGAGQAGPFLAARMAAQGRKVALIERKYLGGTCVNAGCMPTKTLVASARAAHVASRAAEFGVTIVGPVGIDMKTVQARAEKVILNARNNLKTWFDGLDTLTVIQGQARFENATTVCVNGERMTAPEIFLNVGARPVIPDFPGINKVPYLTSTSIIKLDRLPHHLVVIGGSYIGLEFAQMYRRFGAQVTIIERGPRLAPREDDDVSDAIANVLENEGITVCTNTNIVSFANKGSDIEVTTDHDVVLGSDILIATGRKPNTDDLGLDTTDVQMDKRGFIVTDDTLSTNVDGIWALGDCNGRGAFTHTSYNDFEIVAANLLDGADRKVSDRIPAYALYIDPPLGRVGMTERDARASGKDILVSVRPMSRVGRAIERAETQGFMKLVADAVTGQILGASILGIEGDEAIHGIIDAMNARVSYRDLKWAVPVHPTVSELIPTLIDGLK, from the coding sequence ATGAAGACATTCGACGCCATATTCATCGGCGCAGGCCAAGCGGGGCCTTTTCTTGCTGCTCGCATGGCAGCTCAGGGTCGCAAGGTCGCGCTTATTGAACGAAAATACCTCGGTGGCACTTGCGTCAATGCCGGATGCATGCCGACCAAGACGCTGGTCGCAAGCGCTAGAGCCGCGCATGTCGCCAGCCGAGCAGCGGAATTCGGTGTGACAATCGTCGGGCCCGTCGGCATTGATATGAAAACCGTTCAGGCAAGAGCCGAGAAAGTCATATTGAACGCGCGCAACAATCTCAAAACGTGGTTCGACGGACTCGATACGTTGACTGTCATACAAGGACAGGCACGGTTCGAAAACGCAACTACGGTATGCGTCAATGGCGAGAGGATGACAGCGCCCGAGATATTCCTCAATGTCGGAGCGCGCCCCGTCATCCCCGATTTTCCGGGCATTAATAAAGTGCCCTATCTCACTAGTACGTCGATCATCAAGCTCGATAGGCTACCACATCATCTCGTGGTCATTGGCGGTAGTTATATTGGGCTTGAATTTGCGCAGATGTATCGCCGATTTGGCGCCCAAGTCACCATTATCGAGCGCGGCCCCCGCCTTGCCCCACGCGAGGATGATGACGTGTCGGACGCTATCGCAAATGTTCTCGAAAACGAGGGCATTACTGTGTGCACGAATACCAACATCGTTTCATTTGCCAACAAAGGGTCGGATATTGAAGTGACCACGGATCATGACGTGGTTCTCGGCAGTGACATACTGATCGCGACTGGACGAAAGCCCAATACCGACGATCTTGGCCTGGACACCACAGACGTGCAAATGGACAAACGCGGCTTCATCGTTACGGATGATACGCTGTCGACCAACGTCGATGGTATCTGGGCACTGGGTGACTGCAACGGACGGGGAGCATTCACACACACTTCCTATAATGATTTCGAAATCGTGGCGGCAAACCTGTTGGATGGGGCGGACAGAAAGGTGAGCGACCGCATTCCCGCCTATGCGCTCTATATTGACCCACCGCTCGGCCGGGTTGGTATGACCGAGCGAGATGCACGCGCATCCGGCAAAGACATTCTGGTTTCCGTACGGCCAATGAGCCGGGTCGGTCGCGCAATCGAACGTGCTGAAACGCAAGGTTTCATGAAACTTGTTGCTGATGCCGTGACGGGCCAGATACTTGGCGCGTCAATTCTAGGTATCGAGGGTGACGAAGCTATTCATGGTATCATCGACGCCATGAACGCACGCGTTTCCTATAGAGACTTAAAATGGGCTGTGCCCGTACATCCAACTGTTTCGGAACTGATCCCGACATTAATCGACGGTCTCAAATAG